The Tamandua tetradactyla isolate mTamTet1 chromosome 8, mTamTet1.pri, whole genome shotgun sequence genome includes a window with the following:
- the E2F8 gene encoding transcription factor E2F8 isoform X1: MENNEKENLFFEPHKRILMRTPLRESSAPNTVLAEIQPNFGPLTTPTKPKECSQGEPWTPTANLKMLISAVSPEIRSRDQKRGLFDDRSGLPEAKDCLQEHFFGDEYEKSQPSRKEKSLGLLCHKFLARYPNYPNPAVNNDICLDEVAEELNVERRRIYDIVNVLESLHMVSRLAKNRYTWHGRHNLNKTLGTLKSVGEENKYAEQIKMIKKKEYEQEFDFIKSYNIEDHIIKSNTGQNGHPDMCFVELPGVEFRAASVNSRKDKSLRVMSQKFVMLFLVSAPQTVSLEIAAKILIGEDHVEDLDKSKFKTKIRRLYDIANVLSSLDLIKKVHVTEERGRKPAFKWTGPEISPNPSGPSPLIPFTSSGLEVRRSSKENCAKNLFSTRGKPNFTRHPSLIKLVKSIESDRRKINSAPSSPIKTNKAESSQNATPFPSKMAQLAAICKMQLEEQSSEPKKKMKVQLARSGYCKSKAPLDTPVNAELELTAPSLIQPLGVVPLIPNPLSSALPVILPQPPSGSSYAIYLQPTQGQSMTAPQGLSPVVYPTPSSKAAGSEESTDATTEKATNDAAKLNASTKVGNVLPVPQKQTAKNGDRESAGERGSKRANMLEDSGSVKKFKEDLKGLENVSTTLFPSGYLIPLTQCSSLGAESILSSKENSDTLSPNHRIYSSPVTGVIPVTSSELTAVNFPSFHVTPLKLMVSPTSVAAVPVGNSPALASSHPVPVQNPSSAIVNFTLQHLGLISPSVQVSSSPGPGTSPMSPRIEAVSIISENSGTQQGRATRYDSPVSCQNPPNGQSIAVAGAQQPVPVTPKGSQLVAESFFRTPGGPTKQTSLSCMDLDGAYKTSLGTLFVPQRKLEVSTEDVH, encoded by the exons atggaaaataatgaaaag GAAAATCTCTTTTTTGAGCCACATAAAAGAATACTGATGAGAACGCCTCTAAGAGAATCCAGTGCCCCAAATACAGTGTTGGCGGAGATCCAACCCAACTTTGGCCCTTTAACCACACCCACCAAGCCCAAGGAGTGCTCCCAGGGAGAACCCTGGACTCCAACAGCCAACCTGAAAATGCTCATCAGCGCTGTGAGCCCTGAGATCCGCAGCAGAGATCAGAAGAGGGGGTTATTTGACGACAGAAGCGGACTTCCTGAGGCCAAAGACTGTTTACAG gaacacTTCTTTGGAGATGAATATGAGAAATCCCAACCCAGTCGTAAAGAGAAAAGTTTAGGATTGTTGTGTCATAAGTTCTTAGCACGTTACCCTAACTATCCCAACCCTGCTGTGAATAATGACATCTGTCTTGATGAAGTGGCAGAGGAGCTCA ATGTTGAGCGTCGTCGcatttatgatattgtgaatgtcCTAGAGAGTTTGCACATGGTGAGCCGCCTTGCCAAAAACAGATACACTTGGCACGGGCGGCATAATCTCAACAAAACCCTCGGGACTTTGAAAAGCGTTGGGGAGGAGAACAAATACGCCGAGCAGATTAAGATgatcaaaaagaaagaatatgaacAGGAGTTTGATTTTATTAAGAGTTACAATATAGAGGATCACATCATCAAGTCCAACACGGGCCAAAACGGACACCCAGACATGTGTTTCGTTGAACTCCCCGGGGTGGAATTTCGGGCAG CTTCTGTAAACAGCCGCAAAGACAAGTCTTTAAGAGTGATGAGCCAGAAATTTGTGATGCTGTTTTTGGTGTCAGCACCCCAGACAGTAAGCCTAGAAATTGCTGCCAAGATTTTAATTGGGGAGGACCATGTGGAAGACTTGGACAAAAGCAAGTTTAAAA CAAAAATTAGGAGGTTGTATGATATAGCTAATGTTCTGAGTAGCCTGGATCTTATCAAGAAAGTTCATGTTACAGAGGAAAGAGGCCGAAAACCAGCTTTTAAGTGGACAGGCCCAGAAATCAGTCCAAATCCCAGTg GTCCCAGTCCCCTCATTCCTTTTACCTCCTCTGGTTTGGAAGTAAGGAGGTCTTCAAAAGAGAACTGTGCCAAGAACCTCTTCTCCACACGTGGAAAACCAAACTTTACTCGACACCCATCTCTTATCAAACTAGTAAAGAGTATAGAAAGTGATCGGAGAAAGATAAATTCTGCTCCCAGTAGCCCTATCAAGACTAACAAAG CTGAGAGTTCTCAGAATGCAACACCCTTCCCAAGTAAAATGGCTCAACTTGCAGCTATTTGCAAAATGCAGTTAGAAGAGCAATCAAG tgaacccaaaaagaaaatgaaagtacaacTGGCAAGATCTGGGTACTGCAAATCAAAGGCCCCTCTGGACACCCCAGTGAATGCTGAGCTGGAGCTAACAGCACCATCCCTCATCCAGCCTCTGGGGGTTGTCCCCCTGATCCCCAACCCACTGTCATCAGCACTGCCTGTGATCCTACCTCAGCCCCCTTCGGGCTCATCCTATGCCATCTACTTGCAGCCCACTCAAGGCCAAAGCATGACAGCACCCCAAGGCCTGAGCCCAGTGGTCTATCCCACCCCCTCTTCTAAAGCTGCTGGATCAGAAGAGTCCACAGATGCCACCACCGAGAAGGCAACCAATGATGCTGCAAAGCTGAATGCCTCCACCAAGGTCGGAAACGTGCTGCCGGTGCCACAGAAACAAACTGCAAAGAATGGAGACAGGGAAtctgctggagaaagaggctcaaAGAGGGCGAACATGCTTGAGGACAGTGGTTcagtaaagaaatttaaagagGACCTAAAAGGACTTGAAAATGTCTCCACA ACCTTGTTCCCATCAGGATACCTAATCCCTCTCACCCAGTGCTCATCCCTGGGGGCAGAGTCCATTTTGTCTAGTAAAGAAAACTCAGATACACTTTCCCCAAACCACAGGATCTACAGCTCCCCAGTCACAG GTGTTATTCCAGTGACATCATCTGAACTCACTGCTgttaattttccctcttttcatgTAACACCTTTGAAGCTAATGGTCTCACCAACTTCCGTGGCAGCCGTACCCGTCGGCAACAGCCCGGCTCTGGCTTCGAGCCACCCCGTTCCCGTCCAGAACCCAAGCTCAGCCATTGTAAACTTCACCCTGCAACACTTGGGACTTATCTCTCCCAGTGTGCAGGTGTCCTCCAGCCCCGGGCCTGGAACCAGTCCCATGTCTCCGAGAATAGAAGCTGTTAGCATCATATCAGAAAACTCAGGTACTCAACAGGGAAGGGCCACCAGGTATGACTCGCCAGTCTCATGCCAGAACCCACCGAACGGACAATCAATTGCTGTGGCAGGGGCCCAACAG CCTGTTCCAGTGACACCTAAAGGGTCACAGTTAGTGGCCGAAAGTTTCTTCCGTACCCCAGGAGGACCAACAAAGCAGACGAGCCTTTCCTGCATGGATTTAGATGGTGCTTATAAAACCTCTTTGGGAACTCTCTTTGTCCCACAGCGAAAACTGGAAGTCTCAACGGAGGATGTCCACTAG
- the E2F8 gene encoding transcription factor E2F8 isoform X2, producing MRTPLRESSAPNTVLAEIQPNFGPLTTPTKPKECSQGEPWTPTANLKMLISAVSPEIRSRDQKRGLFDDRSGLPEAKDCLQEHFFGDEYEKSQPSRKEKSLGLLCHKFLARYPNYPNPAVNNDICLDEVAEELNVERRRIYDIVNVLESLHMVSRLAKNRYTWHGRHNLNKTLGTLKSVGEENKYAEQIKMIKKKEYEQEFDFIKSYNIEDHIIKSNTGQNGHPDMCFVELPGVEFRAASVNSRKDKSLRVMSQKFVMLFLVSAPQTVSLEIAAKILIGEDHVEDLDKSKFKTKIRRLYDIANVLSSLDLIKKVHVTEERGRKPAFKWTGPEISPNPSGPSPLIPFTSSGLEVRRSSKENCAKNLFSTRGKPNFTRHPSLIKLVKSIESDRRKINSAPSSPIKTNKAESSQNATPFPSKMAQLAAICKMQLEEQSSEPKKKMKVQLARSGYCKSKAPLDTPVNAELELTAPSLIQPLGVVPLIPNPLSSALPVILPQPPSGSSYAIYLQPTQGQSMTAPQGLSPVVYPTPSSKAAGSEESTDATTEKATNDAAKLNASTKVGNVLPVPQKQTAKNGDRESAGERGSKRANMLEDSGSVKKFKEDLKGLENVSTTLFPSGYLIPLTQCSSLGAESILSSKENSDTLSPNHRIYSSPVTGVIPVTSSELTAVNFPSFHVTPLKLMVSPTSVAAVPVGNSPALASSHPVPVQNPSSAIVNFTLQHLGLISPSVQVSSSPGPGTSPMSPRIEAVSIISENSGTQQGRATRYDSPVSCQNPPNGQSIAVAGAQQPVPVTPKGSQLVAESFFRTPGGPTKQTSLSCMDLDGAYKTSLGTLFVPQRKLEVSTEDVH from the exons ATGAGAACGCCTCTAAGAGAATCCAGTGCCCCAAATACAGTGTTGGCGGAGATCCAACCCAACTTTGGCCCTTTAACCACACCCACCAAGCCCAAGGAGTGCTCCCAGGGAGAACCCTGGACTCCAACAGCCAACCTGAAAATGCTCATCAGCGCTGTGAGCCCTGAGATCCGCAGCAGAGATCAGAAGAGGGGGTTATTTGACGACAGAAGCGGACTTCCTGAGGCCAAAGACTGTTTACAG gaacacTTCTTTGGAGATGAATATGAGAAATCCCAACCCAGTCGTAAAGAGAAAAGTTTAGGATTGTTGTGTCATAAGTTCTTAGCACGTTACCCTAACTATCCCAACCCTGCTGTGAATAATGACATCTGTCTTGATGAAGTGGCAGAGGAGCTCA ATGTTGAGCGTCGTCGcatttatgatattgtgaatgtcCTAGAGAGTTTGCACATGGTGAGCCGCCTTGCCAAAAACAGATACACTTGGCACGGGCGGCATAATCTCAACAAAACCCTCGGGACTTTGAAAAGCGTTGGGGAGGAGAACAAATACGCCGAGCAGATTAAGATgatcaaaaagaaagaatatgaacAGGAGTTTGATTTTATTAAGAGTTACAATATAGAGGATCACATCATCAAGTCCAACACGGGCCAAAACGGACACCCAGACATGTGTTTCGTTGAACTCCCCGGGGTGGAATTTCGGGCAG CTTCTGTAAACAGCCGCAAAGACAAGTCTTTAAGAGTGATGAGCCAGAAATTTGTGATGCTGTTTTTGGTGTCAGCACCCCAGACAGTAAGCCTAGAAATTGCTGCCAAGATTTTAATTGGGGAGGACCATGTGGAAGACTTGGACAAAAGCAAGTTTAAAA CAAAAATTAGGAGGTTGTATGATATAGCTAATGTTCTGAGTAGCCTGGATCTTATCAAGAAAGTTCATGTTACAGAGGAAAGAGGCCGAAAACCAGCTTTTAAGTGGACAGGCCCAGAAATCAGTCCAAATCCCAGTg GTCCCAGTCCCCTCATTCCTTTTACCTCCTCTGGTTTGGAAGTAAGGAGGTCTTCAAAAGAGAACTGTGCCAAGAACCTCTTCTCCACACGTGGAAAACCAAACTTTACTCGACACCCATCTCTTATCAAACTAGTAAAGAGTATAGAAAGTGATCGGAGAAAGATAAATTCTGCTCCCAGTAGCCCTATCAAGACTAACAAAG CTGAGAGTTCTCAGAATGCAACACCCTTCCCAAGTAAAATGGCTCAACTTGCAGCTATTTGCAAAATGCAGTTAGAAGAGCAATCAAG tgaacccaaaaagaaaatgaaagtacaacTGGCAAGATCTGGGTACTGCAAATCAAAGGCCCCTCTGGACACCCCAGTGAATGCTGAGCTGGAGCTAACAGCACCATCCCTCATCCAGCCTCTGGGGGTTGTCCCCCTGATCCCCAACCCACTGTCATCAGCACTGCCTGTGATCCTACCTCAGCCCCCTTCGGGCTCATCCTATGCCATCTACTTGCAGCCCACTCAAGGCCAAAGCATGACAGCACCCCAAGGCCTGAGCCCAGTGGTCTATCCCACCCCCTCTTCTAAAGCTGCTGGATCAGAAGAGTCCACAGATGCCACCACCGAGAAGGCAACCAATGATGCTGCAAAGCTGAATGCCTCCACCAAGGTCGGAAACGTGCTGCCGGTGCCACAGAAACAAACTGCAAAGAATGGAGACAGGGAAtctgctggagaaagaggctcaaAGAGGGCGAACATGCTTGAGGACAGTGGTTcagtaaagaaatttaaagagGACCTAAAAGGACTTGAAAATGTCTCCACA ACCTTGTTCCCATCAGGATACCTAATCCCTCTCACCCAGTGCTCATCCCTGGGGGCAGAGTCCATTTTGTCTAGTAAAGAAAACTCAGATACACTTTCCCCAAACCACAGGATCTACAGCTCCCCAGTCACAG GTGTTATTCCAGTGACATCATCTGAACTCACTGCTgttaattttccctcttttcatgTAACACCTTTGAAGCTAATGGTCTCACCAACTTCCGTGGCAGCCGTACCCGTCGGCAACAGCCCGGCTCTGGCTTCGAGCCACCCCGTTCCCGTCCAGAACCCAAGCTCAGCCATTGTAAACTTCACCCTGCAACACTTGGGACTTATCTCTCCCAGTGTGCAGGTGTCCTCCAGCCCCGGGCCTGGAACCAGTCCCATGTCTCCGAGAATAGAAGCTGTTAGCATCATATCAGAAAACTCAGGTACTCAACAGGGAAGGGCCACCAGGTATGACTCGCCAGTCTCATGCCAGAACCCACCGAACGGACAATCAATTGCTGTGGCAGGGGCCCAACAG CCTGTTCCAGTGACACCTAAAGGGTCACAGTTAGTGGCCGAAAGTTTCTTCCGTACCCCAGGAGGACCAACAAAGCAGACGAGCCTTTCCTGCATGGATTTAGATGGTGCTTATAAAACCTCTTTGGGAACTCTCTTTGTCCCACAGCGAAAACTGGAAGTCTCAACGGAGGATGTCCACTAG
- the E2F8 gene encoding transcription factor E2F8 isoform X3 gives MENNEKENLFFEPHKRILMRTPLRESSAPNTVLAEIQPNFGPLTTPTKPKECSQGEPWTPTANLKMLISAVSPEIRSRDQKRGLFDDRSGLPEAKDCLQEHFFGDEYEKSQPSRKEKSLGLLCHKFLARYPNYPNPAVNNDICLDEVAEELNVERRRIYDIVNVLESLHMVSRLAKNRYTWHGRHNLNKTLGTLKSVGEENKYAEQIKMIKKKEYEQEFDFIKSYNIEDHIIKSNTGQNGHPDMCFVELPGVEFRAASVNSRKDKSLRVMSQKFVMLFLVSAPQTVSLEIAAKILIGEDHVEDLDKSKFKTKIRRLYDIANVLSSLDLIKKVHVTEERGRKPAFKWTGPEISPNPSGPSPLIPFTSSGLEVRRSSKENCAKNLFSTRGKPNFTRHPSLIKLVKSIESDRRKINSAPSSPIKTNKAESSQNATPFPSKMAQLAAICKMQLEEQSSEPKKKMKVQLARSGYCKSKAPLDTPVNAELELTAPSLIQPLGVVPLIPNPLSSALPVILPQPPSGSSYAIYLQPTQGQSMTAPQGLSPVVYPTPSSKAAGSEESTDATTEKATNDAAKLNASTKVGNVLPVPQKQTAKNGDRESAGERGSKRANMLEDSGSVKKFKEDLKGLENVSTLMVSPTSVAAVPVGNSPALASSHPVPVQNPSSAIVNFTLQHLGLISPSVQVSSSPGPGTSPMSPRIEAVSIISENSGTQQGRATRYDSPVSCQNPPNGQSIAVAGAQQPVPVTPKGSQLVAESFFRTPGGPTKQTSLSCMDLDGAYKTSLGTLFVPQRKLEVSTEDVH, from the exons atggaaaataatgaaaag GAAAATCTCTTTTTTGAGCCACATAAAAGAATACTGATGAGAACGCCTCTAAGAGAATCCAGTGCCCCAAATACAGTGTTGGCGGAGATCCAACCCAACTTTGGCCCTTTAACCACACCCACCAAGCCCAAGGAGTGCTCCCAGGGAGAACCCTGGACTCCAACAGCCAACCTGAAAATGCTCATCAGCGCTGTGAGCCCTGAGATCCGCAGCAGAGATCAGAAGAGGGGGTTATTTGACGACAGAAGCGGACTTCCTGAGGCCAAAGACTGTTTACAG gaacacTTCTTTGGAGATGAATATGAGAAATCCCAACCCAGTCGTAAAGAGAAAAGTTTAGGATTGTTGTGTCATAAGTTCTTAGCACGTTACCCTAACTATCCCAACCCTGCTGTGAATAATGACATCTGTCTTGATGAAGTGGCAGAGGAGCTCA ATGTTGAGCGTCGTCGcatttatgatattgtgaatgtcCTAGAGAGTTTGCACATGGTGAGCCGCCTTGCCAAAAACAGATACACTTGGCACGGGCGGCATAATCTCAACAAAACCCTCGGGACTTTGAAAAGCGTTGGGGAGGAGAACAAATACGCCGAGCAGATTAAGATgatcaaaaagaaagaatatgaacAGGAGTTTGATTTTATTAAGAGTTACAATATAGAGGATCACATCATCAAGTCCAACACGGGCCAAAACGGACACCCAGACATGTGTTTCGTTGAACTCCCCGGGGTGGAATTTCGGGCAG CTTCTGTAAACAGCCGCAAAGACAAGTCTTTAAGAGTGATGAGCCAGAAATTTGTGATGCTGTTTTTGGTGTCAGCACCCCAGACAGTAAGCCTAGAAATTGCTGCCAAGATTTTAATTGGGGAGGACCATGTGGAAGACTTGGACAAAAGCAAGTTTAAAA CAAAAATTAGGAGGTTGTATGATATAGCTAATGTTCTGAGTAGCCTGGATCTTATCAAGAAAGTTCATGTTACAGAGGAAAGAGGCCGAAAACCAGCTTTTAAGTGGACAGGCCCAGAAATCAGTCCAAATCCCAGTg GTCCCAGTCCCCTCATTCCTTTTACCTCCTCTGGTTTGGAAGTAAGGAGGTCTTCAAAAGAGAACTGTGCCAAGAACCTCTTCTCCACACGTGGAAAACCAAACTTTACTCGACACCCATCTCTTATCAAACTAGTAAAGAGTATAGAAAGTGATCGGAGAAAGATAAATTCTGCTCCCAGTAGCCCTATCAAGACTAACAAAG CTGAGAGTTCTCAGAATGCAACACCCTTCCCAAGTAAAATGGCTCAACTTGCAGCTATTTGCAAAATGCAGTTAGAAGAGCAATCAAG tgaacccaaaaagaaaatgaaagtacaacTGGCAAGATCTGGGTACTGCAAATCAAAGGCCCCTCTGGACACCCCAGTGAATGCTGAGCTGGAGCTAACAGCACCATCCCTCATCCAGCCTCTGGGGGTTGTCCCCCTGATCCCCAACCCACTGTCATCAGCACTGCCTGTGATCCTACCTCAGCCCCCTTCGGGCTCATCCTATGCCATCTACTTGCAGCCCACTCAAGGCCAAAGCATGACAGCACCCCAAGGCCTGAGCCCAGTGGTCTATCCCACCCCCTCTTCTAAAGCTGCTGGATCAGAAGAGTCCACAGATGCCACCACCGAGAAGGCAACCAATGATGCTGCAAAGCTGAATGCCTCCACCAAGGTCGGAAACGTGCTGCCGGTGCCACAGAAACAAACTGCAAAGAATGGAGACAGGGAAtctgctggagaaagaggctcaaAGAGGGCGAACATGCTTGAGGACAGTGGTTcagtaaagaaatttaaagagGACCTAAAAGGACTTGAAAATGTCTCCACA CTAATGGTCTCACCAACTTCCGTGGCAGCCGTACCCGTCGGCAACAGCCCGGCTCTGGCTTCGAGCCACCCCGTTCCCGTCCAGAACCCAAGCTCAGCCATTGTAAACTTCACCCTGCAACACTTGGGACTTATCTCTCCCAGTGTGCAGGTGTCCTCCAGCCCCGGGCCTGGAACCAGTCCCATGTCTCCGAGAATAGAAGCTGTTAGCATCATATCAGAAAACTCAGGTACTCAACAGGGAAGGGCCACCAGGTATGACTCGCCAGTCTCATGCCAGAACCCACCGAACGGACAATCAATTGCTGTGGCAGGGGCCCAACAG CCTGTTCCAGTGACACCTAAAGGGTCACAGTTAGTGGCCGAAAGTTTCTTCCGTACCCCAGGAGGACCAACAAAGCAGACGAGCCTTTCCTGCATGGATTTAGATGGTGCTTATAAAACCTCTTTGGGAACTCTCTTTGTCCCACAGCGAAAACTGGAAGTCTCAACGGAGGATGTCCACTAG
- the E2F8 gene encoding transcription factor E2F8 isoform X4, translating into MENNEKENLFFEPHKRILMRTPLRESSAPNTVLAEIQPNFGPLTTPTKPKECSQGEPWTPTANLKMLISAVSPEIRSRDQKRGLFDDRSGLPEAKDCLQEHFFGDEYEKSQPSRKEKSLGLLCHKFLARYPNYPNPAVNNDICLDEVAEELNVERRRIYDIVNVLESLHMVSRLAKNRYTWHGRHNLNKTLGTLKSVGEENKYAEQIKMIKKKEYEQEFDFIKSYNIEDHIIKSNTGQNGHPDMCFVELPGVEFRAASVNSRKDKSLRVMSQKFVMLFLVSAPQTVSLEIAAKILIGEDHVEDLDKSKFKTKIRRLYDIANVLSSLDLIKKVHVTEERGRKPAFKWTGPEISPNPSGPSPLIPFTSSGLEVRRSSKENCAKNLFSTRGKPNFTRHPSLIKLVKSIESDRRKINSAPSSPIKTNKAESSQNATPFPSKMAQLAAICKMQLEEQSSEPKKKMKVQLARSGYCKSKAPLDTPVNAELELTAPSLIQPLGVVPLIPNPLSSALPVILPQPPSGSSYAIYLQPTQGQSMTAPQGLSPVVYPTPSSKAAGSEESTDATTEKATNDAAKLNASTKVGNVLPVPQKQTAKNGDRESAGERGSKRANMLEDSGSVKKFKEDLKGLENVSTTLFPSGYLIPLTQCSSLGAESILSSKENSDTLSPNHRIYSSPVTANGLTNFRGSRTRRQQPGSGFEPPRSRPEPKLSHCKLHPATLGTYLSQCAGVLQPRAWNQSHVSENRSC; encoded by the exons atggaaaataatgaaaag GAAAATCTCTTTTTTGAGCCACATAAAAGAATACTGATGAGAACGCCTCTAAGAGAATCCAGTGCCCCAAATACAGTGTTGGCGGAGATCCAACCCAACTTTGGCCCTTTAACCACACCCACCAAGCCCAAGGAGTGCTCCCAGGGAGAACCCTGGACTCCAACAGCCAACCTGAAAATGCTCATCAGCGCTGTGAGCCCTGAGATCCGCAGCAGAGATCAGAAGAGGGGGTTATTTGACGACAGAAGCGGACTTCCTGAGGCCAAAGACTGTTTACAG gaacacTTCTTTGGAGATGAATATGAGAAATCCCAACCCAGTCGTAAAGAGAAAAGTTTAGGATTGTTGTGTCATAAGTTCTTAGCACGTTACCCTAACTATCCCAACCCTGCTGTGAATAATGACATCTGTCTTGATGAAGTGGCAGAGGAGCTCA ATGTTGAGCGTCGTCGcatttatgatattgtgaatgtcCTAGAGAGTTTGCACATGGTGAGCCGCCTTGCCAAAAACAGATACACTTGGCACGGGCGGCATAATCTCAACAAAACCCTCGGGACTTTGAAAAGCGTTGGGGAGGAGAACAAATACGCCGAGCAGATTAAGATgatcaaaaagaaagaatatgaacAGGAGTTTGATTTTATTAAGAGTTACAATATAGAGGATCACATCATCAAGTCCAACACGGGCCAAAACGGACACCCAGACATGTGTTTCGTTGAACTCCCCGGGGTGGAATTTCGGGCAG CTTCTGTAAACAGCCGCAAAGACAAGTCTTTAAGAGTGATGAGCCAGAAATTTGTGATGCTGTTTTTGGTGTCAGCACCCCAGACAGTAAGCCTAGAAATTGCTGCCAAGATTTTAATTGGGGAGGACCATGTGGAAGACTTGGACAAAAGCAAGTTTAAAA CAAAAATTAGGAGGTTGTATGATATAGCTAATGTTCTGAGTAGCCTGGATCTTATCAAGAAAGTTCATGTTACAGAGGAAAGAGGCCGAAAACCAGCTTTTAAGTGGACAGGCCCAGAAATCAGTCCAAATCCCAGTg GTCCCAGTCCCCTCATTCCTTTTACCTCCTCTGGTTTGGAAGTAAGGAGGTCTTCAAAAGAGAACTGTGCCAAGAACCTCTTCTCCACACGTGGAAAACCAAACTTTACTCGACACCCATCTCTTATCAAACTAGTAAAGAGTATAGAAAGTGATCGGAGAAAGATAAATTCTGCTCCCAGTAGCCCTATCAAGACTAACAAAG CTGAGAGTTCTCAGAATGCAACACCCTTCCCAAGTAAAATGGCTCAACTTGCAGCTATTTGCAAAATGCAGTTAGAAGAGCAATCAAG tgaacccaaaaagaaaatgaaagtacaacTGGCAAGATCTGGGTACTGCAAATCAAAGGCCCCTCTGGACACCCCAGTGAATGCTGAGCTGGAGCTAACAGCACCATCCCTCATCCAGCCTCTGGGGGTTGTCCCCCTGATCCCCAACCCACTGTCATCAGCACTGCCTGTGATCCTACCTCAGCCCCCTTCGGGCTCATCCTATGCCATCTACTTGCAGCCCACTCAAGGCCAAAGCATGACAGCACCCCAAGGCCTGAGCCCAGTGGTCTATCCCACCCCCTCTTCTAAAGCTGCTGGATCAGAAGAGTCCACAGATGCCACCACCGAGAAGGCAACCAATGATGCTGCAAAGCTGAATGCCTCCACCAAGGTCGGAAACGTGCTGCCGGTGCCACAGAAACAAACTGCAAAGAATGGAGACAGGGAAtctgctggagaaagaggctcaaAGAGGGCGAACATGCTTGAGGACAGTGGTTcagtaaagaaatttaaagagGACCTAAAAGGACTTGAAAATGTCTCCACA ACCTTGTTCCCATCAGGATACCTAATCCCTCTCACCCAGTGCTCATCCCTGGGGGCAGAGTCCATTTTGTCTAGTAAAGAAAACTCAGATACACTTTCCCCAAACCACAGGATCTACAGCTCCCCAGTCACAG CTAATGGTCTCACCAACTTCCGTGGCAGCCGTACCCGTCGGCAACAGCCCGGCTCTGGCTTCGAGCCACCCCGTTCCCGTCCAGAACCCAAGCTCAGCCATTGTAAACTTCACCCTGCAACACTTGGGACTTATCTCTCCCAGTGTGCAGGTGTCCTCCAGCCCCGGGCCTGGAACCAGTCCCATGTCTCCGAGAATAGAAGCTGTTAG